From Haloarcula hispanica ATCC 33960, the proteins below share one genomic window:
- a CDS encoding bacterio-opsin activator domain-containing protein, which produces MDGAADRIGERGYEQLRRAAETHRSDLVLRLGAEVGLRPAEMTAVRLADITEFEGHHLLAVRNGNEIVRETYLPDSVEHDMRKCANASGKADDEPLVSVSPRRLQMLVSEVADRAAETAPHLRGVSSRDLRWRFAASLLNDGVPPDVVCTLGGWDRLDRLDPLLDEPDRETIVAAVDESGERAAPSESRRALDWITTVSEALAAAATGEAIATAVCDHLTETAGFEFAWLAERTGDGLTLRTTTEISESAVERQIHEHIESVTAPLDVGEVRVVDDSAGPVALVPLVRENAVSGVIGVGSREELTDAERAVLSALGVQVGHAQVAAERKRLLLADTVTELEFHCADGRTFTAGVSGALQCTVELSGVVPVAGQSLLYYLMVEGASADAILSYADTDDGVTDARLLEEHSDGVLLEVVVTDTPALQLVESGGRVRSVTATDGVATIAVELPSEADIRPTVNAVTDAYPETSLAAKRETERPAETETGFRDRLTDTLSDRQETVLQAAYHSGYFEWPRGSTAEELAESLDVSSPTLHNHLRKAQQKVLTAFFDDRPTEPRQPTDN; this is translated from the coding sequence ATGGACGGAGCAGCGGACCGCATCGGTGAACGAGGGTACGAACAGCTCCGGCGTGCGGCCGAGACACACCGGTCCGACCTCGTGCTCCGGCTCGGCGCGGAGGTCGGACTCCGTCCGGCGGAGATGACGGCTGTTCGGCTGGCCGATATCACCGAGTTCGAGGGCCATCACCTGCTTGCTGTTCGGAACGGCAACGAGATTGTACGCGAAACGTACCTCCCGGACTCGGTCGAACACGACATGCGGAAGTGCGCAAACGCGTCCGGGAAAGCCGATGACGAGCCGCTGGTTTCCGTTTCCCCGCGGCGGCTCCAGATGCTCGTCAGCGAGGTGGCCGACCGGGCCGCCGAGACGGCGCCGCACCTGCGAGGGGTTTCCTCGCGCGACCTCCGATGGCGGTTCGCGGCGAGCCTGCTGAACGACGGCGTCCCGCCGGACGTGGTCTGCACGCTCGGCGGCTGGGACCGACTCGACCGCCTCGATCCCCTGCTTGACGAACCGGACCGGGAAACCATCGTCGCGGCCGTGGATGAGTCCGGCGAGCGGGCGGCCCCGAGCGAGTCTCGGCGAGCCCTCGACTGGATCACGACGGTCAGCGAGGCGCTTGCGGCCGCCGCGACCGGCGAAGCAATTGCGACGGCAGTCTGTGACCACCTGACCGAGACGGCGGGCTTCGAGTTCGCCTGGCTCGCCGAGCGTACCGGCGACGGGCTGACACTGCGCACGACGACAGAGATCTCGGAGTCGGCCGTCGAGCGCCAGATTCACGAGCATATCGAGTCGGTCACCGCGCCGCTAGACGTGGGCGAGGTTCGTGTCGTCGACGACAGCGCCGGACCGGTCGCTCTGGTCCCGCTCGTCAGAGAAAACGCCGTCTCCGGTGTCATCGGGGTCGGTTCCAGGGAGGAGCTTACCGACGCGGAACGCGCCGTACTGTCCGCACTCGGGGTTCAGGTCGGCCACGCACAGGTCGCCGCCGAACGCAAGCGACTCCTGCTTGCCGACACGGTGACCGAGTTGGAGTTCCACTGTGCGGACGGGCGAACCTTCACCGCCGGGGTGTCCGGGGCGTTGCAGTGTACGGTCGAACTGTCCGGCGTCGTTCCCGTTGCGGGCCAGTCGCTGCTGTACTACCTGATGGTCGAAGGTGCCTCGGCCGACGCGATACTGTCGTACGCGGACACCGACGACGGCGTGACCGACGCCAGACTCCTCGAAGAGCACAGCGACGGCGTGCTACTGGAGGTCGTAGTCACCGACACGCCAGCGCTCCAGTTGGTCGAGAGCGGTGGCCGCGTTCGCTCTGTGACGGCCACCGACGGCGTGGCGACTATCGCCGTCGAGCTCCCCAGCGAGGCCGACATCAGACCGACAGTCAACGCCGTCACCGACGCCTACCCGGAGACGTCGTTAGCGGCGAAGCGAGAGACGGAACGGCCGGCCGAAACAGAGACAGGGTTCCGCGACCGACTGACCGACACGCTCTCCGACCGGCAGGAGACCGTCCTCCAGGCGGCCTACCACAGCGGCTACTTCGAGTGGCCCCGCGGGTCGACCGCCGAGGAGCTAGCGGAATCGCTAGACGTCTCGTCGCCGACGTTACACAATCACCTCAGGAAAGCCCAGCAGAAGGTCCTGACCGCGTTTTTCGACGACCGGCCGACCGAACCGCGACAGCCGACCGACAACTGA